One genomic window of Pseudomonas chlororaphis subsp. piscium includes the following:
- a CDS encoding GMC family oxidoreductase has translation MNNEMDYEYIVVGSGAGGGTVAARLAEQGRKVLVLESGSDPVATGNAPRLPEEYQVPAFHPRSTENDAMRWDFFVRHYSNDARQLQDPKFTRTFQGENVDGVLYPRASCLGGCTAHNAMITVYPHNQDWDHIAQITGDPSWKASAMREHFQNLENCHHRPFQRFLSWFGINPSRHGFKGWLHVEKAIPEAAFDDQSLVRSIVDAAEQAFKTLGETLKRIGWQLQGVGDPNDWRLVREEAIGLRYPPLATRQHHRNGTRERLLDVQKRHPDNLHIELDALVTRVLLDDQQRAYGVEYIKGARLYRACTLPRNASGELRQVHASREVILAGGAFNTPQLLMLSGIGPRETLEAMDIQVRVELPGVGRNLQDRYEVGVVNRMNFENWEVLKGARYAKGDPQYEEWAKGKVGVYSTNGAVLAIIKKSLKQRPLPDLFCFSLLALFRGYFPGYSKLIVEHLNYLTWAILKAHTNNNAGYVTLRSKDPADTPLINFHYFEEGSDTQGEDLQSVVEGIKFVRNLAQPLKDAGLIASEELPGDEVQTDEQLKTFVMNQAWGHHASCTCPIGADDDPMAVLDSAFRVRGVGNLRVVDASIFPKIPGFFIVTSIYVAAEKAAQVILQDAVAVRAQVVRGAGQATAGADRATTVEAMVASKR, from the coding sequence ATGAACAACGAAATGGATTACGAGTACATCGTGGTCGGGTCCGGGGCAGGGGGCGGCACTGTCGCCGCCCGCCTGGCCGAACAGGGGCGCAAGGTGCTGGTGCTGGAGTCGGGCAGCGATCCGGTGGCCACGGGCAATGCCCCGCGGCTGCCGGAGGAGTACCAGGTGCCGGCGTTCCACCCGCGCTCCACCGAGAACGATGCCATGCGCTGGGACTTCTTCGTGCGCCACTACAGCAACGACGCCCGCCAGCTGCAGGACCCCAAGTTCACCCGGACCTTCCAGGGCGAGAACGTCGACGGGGTGCTGTACCCGCGGGCCAGTTGCCTGGGCGGCTGCACCGCGCACAACGCGATGATCACCGTCTACCCGCACAACCAGGACTGGGACCATATCGCGCAGATCACCGGCGACCCGTCGTGGAAAGCCAGTGCCATGCGCGAGCACTTCCAGAACCTGGAGAACTGCCATCACCGGCCGTTCCAGCGGTTTCTCTCCTGGTTCGGCATCAACCCGTCGCGGCATGGCTTCAAGGGCTGGCTGCACGTGGAGAAGGCGATTCCGGAGGCGGCGTTCGACGACCAGTCGCTGGTGCGTTCGATCGTCGACGCCGCCGAGCAGGCGTTCAAGACCCTGGGCGAAACCCTCAAGCGCATCGGCTGGCAGTTGCAGGGCGTGGGCGACCCCAACGACTGGCGGCTGGTGCGCGAGGAAGCCATCGGCCTGCGCTATCCGCCACTGGCCACCCGGCAACACCATCGCAACGGCACCCGCGAACGCCTGCTGGATGTGCAAAAGCGCCACCCGGACAACCTGCACATCGAGCTGGATGCACTGGTGACCCGGGTGTTGCTCGATGACCAGCAGCGCGCCTATGGCGTGGAGTACATCAAGGGCGCGCGCCTGTACCGGGCCTGCACCTTGCCGCGCAATGCCTCCGGCGAACTGCGCCAGGTGCACGCCAGCCGTGAAGTGATACTCGCCGGCGGCGCCTTCAACACCCCGCAGTTGCTGATGCTCTCAGGGATAGGACCGCGCGAAACCCTGGAGGCCATGGATATCCAGGTGCGGGTCGAGTTGCCGGGCGTGGGGCGCAACCTGCAGGACCGCTACGAGGTCGGGGTGGTCAACCGGATGAACTTCGAGAATTGGGAAGTGCTCAAGGGCGCGCGCTACGCCAAGGGCGATCCGCAGTACGAGGAATGGGCCAAGGGCAAGGTCGGGGTCTACAGCACCAACGGCGCGGTCCTGGCGATCATCAAGAAATCCCTGAAGCAACGGCCGCTGCCGGACCTGTTCTGCTTCTCCCTGCTGGCGCTGTTTCGCGGTTATTTCCCCGGCTACTCGAAGCTGATCGTCGAGCACCTGAACTACCTGACCTGGGCAATACTCAAGGCCCATACCAACAACAACGCCGGCTACGTCACCCTGCGCTCCAAAGACCCGGCCGACACCCCGCTGATCAATTTCCATTACTTCGAGGAGGGCAGCGACACCCAGGGCGAAGACCTGCAGTCGGTGGTGGAGGGCATCAAGTTCGTGCGCAACCTGGCCCAGCCGCTGAAAGACGCCGGGCTGATCGCCAGCGAAGAACTGCCCGGCGATGAAGTGCAGACCGACGAACAGCTCAAGACCTTCGTCATGAACCAGGCCTGGGGCCACCACGCCTCCTGCACCTGCCCGATCGGCGCCGACGACGACCCGATGGCCGTACTCGACAGCGCTTTCCGCGTGCGCGGCGTGGGCAACCTGCGGGTGGTGGACGCGTCGATCTTCCCGAAAATCCCCGGCTTCTTCATCGTCACCTCGATCTATGTCGCGGCGGAGAAGGCGGCGCAGGTGATCCTGCAGGATGCCGTTGCAGTACGGGCGCAGGTGGTGCGAGGGGCAGGGCAGGCTACGGCCGGTGCGGACAGAGCGACCACGGTGGAGGCGATGGTTGCGTCAAAACGCTGA
- a CDS encoding phospholipase D-like domain-containing protein, which yields MKFPRALLSVRIAGLAGLLISPLVQADFAIAGFELVHTVPVDTALGTADLRQPGPVWIELFDGAKSQIDIGQFYAADHPGSVLGKVIEHLEAAGKRGVKIRFLLEEKGLKLSEPATLERLRAIPNLSFRVLPYARVSGGIIHAKYMVVDGKQAFVGSQNFDWRSLEHIHETGLRISDEATVAQVQAIFEQDWQAQAALAANQPVPLPAAGQQPLRSGNYLVASPQRYNPPGVGDSQLELPRLLAEAKNEVRVQLLDYAPLSYGPDRTRPYYAVIDNAVRAAAARGVSIKLLVSNWNTDKLELPYLKSLAVLPNVQVRIVTLPQASQGFIPYARVIHSKTMDIDGQVAWVGTSNWLGGYLDNSRNLEVVMHDSAMARRIGELHEQLWDGPYAKPLELMAEYPDPHPGTP from the coding sequence ATGAAGTTTCCACGAGCGCTGCTCAGCGTTCGGATCGCCGGCCTGGCTGGCTTGCTCATCAGTCCGCTGGTCCAGGCGGACTTTGCCATTGCGGGGTTTGAGCTGGTGCATACGGTGCCGGTGGACACCGCGCTTGGCACGGCGGATTTGCGGCAACCCGGCCCCGTGTGGATCGAGCTGTTCGATGGCGCGAAAAGCCAGATCGATATCGGCCAGTTTTATGCGGCGGACCATCCCGGGTCGGTGCTGGGCAAGGTGATCGAACACCTTGAGGCGGCCGGCAAACGTGGCGTGAAGATCCGCTTCCTGCTCGAGGAAAAGGGCCTGAAGCTGTCGGAGCCCGCCACCCTGGAGCGCTTGCGGGCGATTCCCAACCTGAGCTTCCGGGTGCTGCCCTATGCCCGGGTGAGCGGCGGGATCATCCATGCCAAGTACATGGTGGTGGACGGTAAACAGGCGTTCGTCGGCAGCCAGAACTTCGACTGGCGCTCGCTGGAGCACATCCACGAAACCGGGTTGCGCATCAGCGATGAAGCCACCGTGGCCCAGGTGCAGGCGATCTTCGAACAGGACTGGCAGGCCCAGGCGGCCTTGGCGGCAAACCAGCCGGTGCCCCTGCCCGCCGCCGGCCAGCAGCCGCTACGCAGCGGCAATTACCTGGTGGCCAGCCCGCAACGCTACAACCCGCCCGGCGTGGGCGATTCGCAACTGGAGTTGCCGCGCTTACTGGCCGAAGCGAAGAACGAAGTGCGGGTGCAGCTGCTGGACTATGCACCGCTGTCCTACGGACCTGACCGGACCCGGCCCTATTACGCGGTGATCGACAATGCCGTGCGGGCCGCCGCGGCGCGGGGTGTGTCGATCAAGTTGCTGGTGTCCAACTGGAACACCGACAAACTGGAACTGCCCTACCTGAAAAGCCTGGCGGTGCTGCCCAATGTCCAGGTCAGGATCGTCACCCTGCCCCAGGCGTCCCAAGGGTTCATTCCCTATGCGCGGGTGATTCACAGCAAGACCATGGACATCGATGGGCAGGTGGCCTGGGTCGGCACCAGCAACTGGCTCGGCGGCTACCTGGACAATTCGCGCAACCTGGAAGTGGTGATGCACGACAGCGCGATGGCCAGGCGCATCGGTGAACTGCACGAGCAATTGTGGGACGGGCCTTATGCAAAGCCACTTGAGCTGATGGCTGAGTATCCGGATCCCCATCCGGGCACGCCGTGA
- a CDS encoding MotA/TolQ/ExbB proton channel family protein gives MDMNLLHDITFYVMYAAVAIAIFIAIERGLYFAYVRRQARSLMEALGSHVHSERDLPQDATRRDSLPLSMVLPVLAQKAAHGSRKDLDDVIESQYLSTRAPLARSLWIIETITTAAPLLGLLGTILGIIDTFKALASAGVSDPGQISGGIGTALFATGLGIAIALFCVVFHNFFQDSLERINDQLKMLLIRAATGARVQDEVPHRAPTPLHSRTA, from the coding sequence ATGGACATGAACCTGCTTCACGACATCACCTTCTATGTGATGTATGCCGCGGTGGCCATCGCGATCTTCATCGCCATCGAGCGCGGTCTCTACTTCGCCTATGTACGGCGCCAGGCCAGGTCGTTGATGGAGGCCCTGGGCAGTCACGTGCACAGCGAGCGGGATCTGCCGCAAGACGCCACCCGCCGCGACAGCCTGCCCTTGAGCATGGTCCTGCCGGTCCTGGCGCAAAAGGCTGCCCACGGCTCGCGCAAGGACCTGGACGATGTGATCGAGAGCCAATACCTGTCGACCCGCGCCCCGCTGGCCCGCAGCCTGTGGATCATTGAAACCATCACCACCGCCGCCCCTTTGCTAGGCTTGCTGGGGACCATCCTGGGGATCATCGATACCTTCAAGGCCCTGGCCAGTGCCGGTGTGTCCGACCCGGGCCAGATTTCCGGCGGTATCGGCACGGCGTTGTTCGCCACCGGGCTGGGGATCGCCATCGCCCTGTTCTGCGTGGTGTTCCATAACTTTTTCCAGGACAGCCTGGAGCGCATCAACGATCAACTGAAGATGCTGCTGATCCGCGCGGCCACCGGCGCCCGGGTGCAGGATGAGGTGCCACACCGGGCACCGACCCCGTTGCACAGCCGTACCGCGTGA